The region AAAAAAGGAGAGGGAGACCTCTCCTTTTTAAATTTCGGATTTTAGGAATCCTTATTGGACTGCTGCACTCACTCCGGTCGGAGTCGTTAAGTAACTGAGCGCTTTTCTCGCATCAGCAGCAACCCCATATCTAGTAGTACCGGTCAAGCTGCTAGGAGTATCTCCTGCTGTCACAATTGCGTTTAAAGTATCCTGATAAGTAAACGAAGATCCGTTATACGATCTCAGTAACGCGGCCAACCCTGCAACGTGTGGTGTCGCCATGGAAGTTCCGTTAATTACGTTATAAGTGGTATTATTTATCGTCTTCTTAGTAACAGTCATGTCGAGAATAATAGGACCATCACTTACATTCGTTGGAGCCGTTCCACTATCCCCATCAGTTATGATTCGAAAACCGAAGGAACACATCGAAGTTAGACAATTTTTCATATCATAACTAAGAAGCAAGAATTGATTTCCTGTCGTGTTGTTTGCATTTCCACTTCCTGAAATATTAAGCAAGCTCGTCCCGGAAAGAAATGGAGTTCCTCCATTGGATTTATAATTAATTGCAAACGAATCTCCCGTATCATAGATGTTTAAAAATAATCGAAATGATATGGTCGCGCCATCCGCCGAAAAATCAAAGGTCTTATAAACCGAAGAATTGATGGCAGGTGAATAATAGTAATTACACCAATCCTGAGGATTAGTTAATGCAGGAACGCCAGCTAGAGGGGGCGAAGTTATACAATTATTTAAATTGGTTACCGATGCCCAATCAGAAGCGCTTGTTCCGGAATAAACCCATCCTGAAGAAAATGTCTCAGATGAGGCGGTGTCGGATCCATACCAGCTACTTCTAATATTTGTTCCCGGCGCGCCTACGTCTACAGAACGACTCGCGATTGTTGCATTTGAATCTTTATTAGAGAATGATGCAAGACTATACGCTTGGTCTAATGCCGCAACGCAAAGCAAATTCGATACGGTATATTCGCATGGATAACTGTTATCGTTAGCCACAGATCCGCTGGTTTTAATATCCGCACCGTCATTACCCGCAGCGACCACAAACAAACTATCGTAGGTACTTCCTCCCATTGCAATAGTACTAGAAAAAGAGGCGTCGTAAGTAGATCCACCTAAAGACATATTGATGACTTTTGCCCCATTTCTTAACGCGAAATACAATCCCTTAATGATGTTAGAAGTGGTCCCGCTCCCATTCGCATCGAGCACACGAACAGCCATAATTTTAGCTGTC is a window of Leptospira wolffii serovar Khorat str. Khorat-H2 DNA encoding:
- a CDS encoding S8 family serine peptidase, with the translated sequence MKTQRKSIIVGAAFIVAVYGTIFAQNSEDINKLTKKLGGGLKSILLVDDPIVQGTNIDARNKFVQNEVIVKFKANTGDSVKSYTVNQLGGALKEHLTSEGHSLIRLKSGQSVQDAIESYSQVSGVEYVQPNYIYRATSTVPNDASYSQLWGLKNTSQTVSALLDSLYTTNNPPSASGNDMDLESAWDITTDCTNTIVAVIDSGVNYNQEDLASNMWDGSSCVDESGNAIGSCNSGYDYVDNDKTPLDLAGHGTHVAGTIGAVGNNNKGTAGLCWTAKIMAVRVLDANGSGTTSNIIKGLYFALRNGAKVINMSLGGSTYDASFSSTIAMGGSTYDSLFVVAAGNDGADIKTSGSVANDNSYPCEYTVSNLLCVAALDQAYSLASFSNKDSNATIASRSVDVGAPGTNIRSSWYGSDTASSETFSSGWVYSGTSASDWASVTNLNNCITSPPLAGVPALTNPQDWCNYYYSPAINSSVYKTFDFSADGATISFRLFLNIYDTGDSFAINYKSNGGTPFLSGTSLLNISGSGNANNTTGNQFLLLSYDMKNCLTSMCSFGFRIITDGDSGTAPTNVSDGPIILDMTVTKKTINNTTYNVINGTSMATPHVAGLAALLRSYNGSSFTYQDTLNAIVTAGDTPSSLTGTTRYGVAADARKALSYLTTPTGVSAAVQ